A segment of the Methanomassiliicoccaceae archaeon DOK genome:
CCGACACCTGGCAGTCCATCCTCGACGACTCCATGAACATGGTGTCGGTCGACGGCGACCAATCCACCAACGACACATGCATCCTCATGGCCAACGGGATGTCCAAATCCAAGCCCGCCGACCACGACCCAGAGTTCGAGGCCGCGCTCCGTCTGGTCATGACGAAGATCGCACGCACGATCGCCATGGACGGCGAGGGCGCCACCAAGCTGATAGAGGTGCAGGTCACCGGCGCCGAGTCCAAGGACGACGCCAGGAAGGTCGTCAAGACGATCATCAACTCCCCGCTGGTCAAGACAGCCATCTTCGGGGCCGACCCCAACTACGGGCGTCTCATGATGGCAGTGGGCAACAGCGGGTGCAAGTTCGACCTCAACGAGGTGCGCCTGACAATCAAGGGCGGGGACATGGAGGTCCCGATCCTCGACTCCGGGGCACCCATCTTCCAGGACGAGCGCGCTGTCGAGGTGGTCCGCATGGCGATGGACAACAAGGAGGTCACAATCATGGTCGACCTCGGCGTCGGGGAGGAGAGCGCCACCGGCTGGGGCTGCGATCTCACATACGACTACGTCCGCATCAACGCGGAGTACGCCACATGAGGCGGTGGACATGGACGATCTATACGTTCTCAAGTTCGGTGGCAACGCGATCCGTGGCAGGGACGACATGATGCGCCTGTCCAGGGAGATCGCGGAGCTCATCCGTGACGGTGACAGGATCATCCTGGTCCACGGCGGGGGCCCAGAGATATCCGAGGAGATGGAGAGGCGCGGCATGACGCCCCGCAAGGTCTGCGGGGTCAGGGTGACCGACGCCGACTCCCTGGATGTGGCGGAGACGGTTCTCAGGAGGCTCAACGCCGAGATAGTCGGATGCCTCCAGGAGTCGGGCGTCCAGGCCCTGGGCATCCCGGGGTACTTCTGCACCGTCTGCACGAGGAAGCCCCCGATGAAGGTCGTCGAGGACGGCAACGAGGTCGAGGTCGACCTCGGTCTTGTGGGCGAGGTGTCAGGCACCGATCCGCAGTGCCTGTTCGACCTGCTTGAGCAGGGGATCACCCCCGTCATCTACCCCATCGGCAAGGATGCCGAGGGCAGGATGCTCAACGTGAACGCCGACACCATGGTCGCCGGCGTAGCGGCCGGTGTGGGATGCAGGGAGATGATCACCATCACTGACGTCCCCGGCATCATGCTGGACATCAACAACTCAGGCTCCAAGGTGGACTCCCTGACCCTGGAGGAGGTCGACCGTCTCATAGCGGACGGCACGATCTCCGGAGGCATGATCCCCAAGGTGGAGGCCTGCAGGAAGGCCCTGCTCGCAGGGGTCTCCACCGTCAGGATGGTCAACGGGAAGGATCCCAGGAGCATAATCACGGACATCAAGAAGGGCGTCCCCCACGGGACGGTCATCACGAGGTGACACAATGGATTTCAACGAAGTCAAGGAGAAGAGCGACCGCTACCTGTTCCAGAACTACGGCCGCATACCGCTCTCGTTCACGCACGGCAGCGGCTGCTACCTCTACGGCAGCGACGGGAGGGAGTACCTGGACCTGGTGGCCGGCATCGCGGTCAACTCCCTCGGCTACGCCCATCCGGACGTGACCAGGGCTATCCAGGAGCAGGCCGCCAGGATGACCCACGTCTCCAACCTGTACTACGTGGAGCAGCAGGCCGAGCTGGCCGAGAGGATCGCGTCCATCACCCCCGGGGAGCTGGACAGGACGCTGTTCTGCAACAGCGGGGCCGAGGCCAACGAGGGCGCGCTGAAGACGGCGGTGCGCTACACGGGGCGCTCCAAGGTGCTCGCGGCGCTGGACGGGTTCCACGGGAGGACGTCGGCGGCGATGGGTGCCACAGGCCAGGAGAGCATACAGAAGTCGTTCGAGCCCCTCATCGCCCACTCCTACGGGTACTTCAGATTCGGGGACCTGGAGAGCGTCAAGGAGATGATGACGAAGGACGTGGCCGCCCTGATAGTCGAGCCCATCCAGGGGGAGAGCGGGGTCCACACGGCCTCCGCAGAGTTCTTCAAGGGGGTCCGCGACCTGTGCGACGACAACGGCACCGTGATGATCGCCGACGAGGTGCAGACCGGGATCGGGCGCACCGGGGAGTGGTACGGCATTCAGAACCACGGCGTCGTGCCGGACATCATCACAATGGCGAAGGCCCTCGGGGGCGGGACGCCCATCGGGGCGGTCACGACAACCGACGGCATCTCCGCCATCATGACCCCGGGGACCCACGGCACGACCTTCGGCGGGAACCCGCTGGTGTGCAGCGCCGGATGCGCGGTCCTGGACGTCATGAAGAGGGACGGCGTCGTCGCCCACGCCAAGGAGATCGGCGCGAGGTGGATGGCCGACCTGAAGGCCATCGACTCCCCGAGGATCAGGGAGGTCCGCGGGTGCGGGCTCATAATCGGCGTCCAGATGGACACGGCCGAGACGGCGTCCATGGTGCAGAGGTACTGCCGCGACAACGGCGTGCTCATCAACGTCGCCCACGGCGGCACGATCCGCCTGATCCCGCCGCTCATCATCGACGATGCCCAGAAGGACGTCTTCACGAAGCTCCTGGCCGAGGCCCTGGCGCAGTGAGGGCTCCTTCTCCAAACGCCCATCAGGGGGAGGCGTCAGCTTCCCCCGCAGATCTTTTTTCGGAATGGCCCTGTATTTCAGAAAATTCGGTCCAGTCGCAATCAGGCCAGTCCGTCTTTTGTTTCCATGAATCGTCGCATCGTGCTGACGGTCATCGAAGATTGTCTATCTGTATGAGAACGAATCCCGAATGGGAATAGGTTCTTAAAGCCTATCAGTCGGATGACAGCACATCCAACGATGGGTTCCGATGGCGCTATATGGATTCTCGCGTATAGATAACGCATCCAGTGAATCGCGATCGCCAATCAGGCCATCTTTAAATAAATACGAACCGTGAAAACCATATCGATTCACCATGCCCGCCCCCTCATCGAAATCAATGCTCGTTCTTGCCGTACTGGCGGTCGTTCTGTCAGCCTCGCTGCTGCTGGTCTCCATGCCGGGGTACGACGGTGAGGACGGCGCCGGAGCCGCCGAGGATCAGACCACGATGGTTTGGTCGGAGGCGCAGGCGGTCGTATTCAATGGTGATGAACCGATCGGCTACAAGACGATCCAGGCAGCCATCGACAGCATCGTGGGCAAAGGCACAGTGTACGTGGCGAAGCATCAGTTGCAGGAAGGCGACGGGGCAATCACGATACAAGACAATCGGGCCATCACACTTCGTCTGATAACCATCGACGGAAATGATCAACCGATCGAACCTAAAGAAGAGACAGGAACAACTGAAAATGATGAGCCAACGATAACAAGAGCGGAAGGCTATCAAGGCCCGTTGTTTCATATCTCATTGAAAGGAGGAACGAGTGGCAGCTCACCTTCGTTGACCATCGAGGGTATGACGATACACGGAGGCAGTAATCAGGGGATTACAGCCACCGACCCACTCATCATAATAGCCGAGGGCAATGTGAAGATCAGCCAGTCGAAACTGTGCTATAACAACAATACCTCCTCGTTAGGAGGGGCCGTGCGCTGTGAGAAAGGCGC
Coding sequences within it:
- the argB gene encoding acetylglutamate kinase, whose protein sequence is MDDLYVLKFGGNAIRGRDDMMRLSREIAELIRDGDRIILVHGGGPEISEEMERRGMTPRKVCGVRVTDADSLDVAETVLRRLNAEIVGCLQESGVQALGIPGYFCTVCTRKPPMKVVEDGNEVEVDLGLVGEVSGTDPQCLFDLLEQGITPVIYPIGKDAEGRMLNVNADTMVAGVAAGVGCREMITITDVPGIMLDINNSGSKVDSLTLEEVDRLIADGTISGGMIPKVEACRKALLAGVSTVRMVNGKDPRSIITDIKKGVPHGTVITR
- a CDS encoding acetylornithine transaminase; the encoded protein is MDFNEVKEKSDRYLFQNYGRIPLSFTHGSGCYLYGSDGREYLDLVAGIAVNSLGYAHPDVTRAIQEQAARMTHVSNLYYVEQQAELAERIASITPGELDRTLFCNSGAEANEGALKTAVRYTGRSKVLAALDGFHGRTSAAMGATGQESIQKSFEPLIAHSYGYFRFGDLESVKEMMTKDVAALIVEPIQGESGVHTASAEFFKGVRDLCDDNGTVMIADEVQTGIGRTGEWYGIQNHGVVPDIITMAKALGGGTPIGAVTTTDGISAIMTPGTHGTTFGGNPLVCSAGCAVLDVMKRDGVVAHAKEIGARWMADLKAIDSPRIREVRGCGLIIGVQMDTAETASMVQRYCRDNGVLINVAHGGTIRLIPPLIIDDAQKDVFTKLLAEALAQ